The Balaenoptera acutorostrata chromosome 10, mBalAcu1.1, whole genome shotgun sequence genome has a window encoding:
- the LOC130709048 gene encoding cytochrome c produces MGDVEKGKKIFVQKCAQCHTVEKGGKHKTGSNLHGLFGRKTGQAVGFSYTDANKNKGITWGEETLMEYLENPKKYIPGTKMIFAGIKRKGERADLIAYLKKATNE; encoded by the coding sequence ATGGGTGATGTTGAGAAGGGCAAGAAGATTTTTGTTCAGAAGTGTGCCCAGTGCCATACTGTGGAAAAGGGAGGCAAGCACAAGACTGGGTcaaatctccatggcctgttTGGGCGAAAGACAGGTCAGGCTGTCGGATTCTCTTACACAGATGCCAACAAGAACAAAGGCATCACCTGGGGAGAGGAGACACTGATGGAGTATTTGGAGAATCCCAAGAAGTACATCCCTGGAACAAAAATGATCTTCGCTGGCAttaagaggaagggagaaagggcagaCTTGATAGCTTACCTCAAAAAAGCTACTAATGAGTAA